The proteins below are encoded in one region of Chaetodon trifascialis isolate fChaTrf1 chromosome 11, fChaTrf1.hap1, whole genome shotgun sequence:
- the ednrba gene encoding endothelin receptor Ba, translating to MKTHLFCLELLLLAAHTLVASGQLEPKERESQGPLTVTQRLGLIERDVQGPVRPNITMPRRRLPPMCTGPTEIRDTFKYINTVVSCLVFVVGIIGNSTLLRIIYKNKCMRNGPNILIASLALGDLLHIIIGIPINVYKLLAEDWPFGVTLCKLVPFVQKASVGITVLSLCALSIDRYRAVASWSRIKGIGVPKWMAIEIALIWILSIILAVPEAIAFDMITMDYKGEHLRICLLHPMQKTGFMRFYKSAKDWWLFGVYFCLPLACTAIFYTLMTCEMLRKKNGVQIALSDHLKQRREVAKTVFCLVLVFALCWLPLHLSRILKLTIYDERDPNRCELLSFFLVLDYIGINMASVNSCINPIALYMVSKRFKSCFRSCLCCWCLPAEMLMDEKQLCMKLKVTERASDQSNSRMTNKSTTA from the exons ATGAAGACTCATCTCTTCTGCTTGGAGTTACTCCTGCTGGCGGCTCACACCCTTGTGGCCAGCGGACAGCTGGAGCCCAAAGAACGAGAGTCTCAGGGACCTCTTACTGTCACCCAGAGACTTGGGCTCATAGAGAGAGATGTGCAGGGTCCGGTGAGGCCAAACATCACCATGCCCCGCCGCCGGCTTCCTCCCATGTGCACCGGACCCACGGAAATCCGAGACACCTTCAAGTACATCAATACGGTGGTGTCCTGTCTCGTGTTTGTTGTGGGTATCATTGGTAACTCCACTCTGCTGAGAATCATCTATAAGAATAAGTGCATGCGTAACGGGCCCAACATCCTGATCGCCAGCCTGGCACTGGGAGACCTGCTACACATCATCATCGGCATTCCCATCAACGTTTACAAG ctcctggCCGAGGACTGGCCTTTTGGGGTGACTCTGTGCAAGCTGGTGCCATTTGTCCAGAAAGCCTCAGTGGGGATCACAGTGCTGAGTCTGTGCGCTTTGAGCATTGACAG GTATCGTGCTGTGGCCTCGTGGAGCCGTATCAAAGGGATTGGGGTTCCGAAATGGATGGCTATCGAAATTGCACTGATCTGGATATTATCCATCATCCTGGCTGTGCCAGAGGCAATAGCATTCGACATGATCACCATGGACTACAAAGGAGAACACTTGAGGATCTGTTTGCTGCACCCCATGCAGAAAACCGGCTTTATGAGG TTTTATAAATCAGCAAAGGATTGGTGGCTGTTTGGTGTATATTTCTGCCTGCCGTTGGCCTGCACTGCTATTTTCTACACCCTGATGACCTGTGAGAtgctgaggaagaagaatggcgttcagatcgctctcagtgACCACCTCAAACAG cgaAGGGAGGTGGCCAAGACAGTGTTCTGTCTGGTTCTGGTCTTCGCTCTGTGCTGGCTGCCTCTCCACCTCAGCCGTATCCTGAAGCTCACCATCTATGATGAGAGGGATCCAAACCGCTGCGAACTGCTCAG TTTCTTTTTGGTGTTGGACTACATTGGCATCAACATGGCATCAGTCAACTCCTGCATAAACCCGATCGCCCTCTACATGGTCAGCAAGCGCTTCAAGAGCTGCTTCAGG tcctgcctgtgctgctggtgCCTACCGGCGGAGATGCTGATGGATGAGAAGCAGTTGTGCATGAAGCTGAAAGTCACCGAACGAGCCTCCGACCAGAGCAACTCCCGCATGACCAACAAGTCCACTACAGCCTGA
- the LOC139339462 gene encoding ETS-related transcription factor Elf-1-like isoform X1 produces MQLSSCVGLGYSAMLQQSELIFDFASDHINMSQLGGFSDYPAVIVEQVPHPHLLSYAGLACEQSHTQEDHQQLLKVEPCESGEEETMETLVAADSLLNMDCPDSLSLEQHYSQTFLPSLGDVITTPVTQVTVSAEGVVGAVDQSQWQSLHTKRPAAQLQSKKRGRKPRHRRAESPTPDIVVKKDKYNKGGNTLYLWQFLMELLQDRQVCPRYIKWTNPHAGIFKLVNSKAVARLWGKHKNKPDMNYETMGRALRYYYQRGILNKVEGQRLVYQFTSLPKDMIYITDGDGTKEEEDYDDNSGNDEGVSDDSDDSTIPSSDQSVEEEDSHPPQKKTSSSSARAPATQRVRSTPRPSGQRDTVLRPASTSLIQEQHLPIVSAEMLRTLQNLPKVQSLQPAGHASVFRTAQLLGSLCERQAAEVAVDSNGAQAMPNEMSHPGQKSSHVETPQLVPLTSADQ; encoded by the exons ATGCAGTTAAGTTCGTGTGTGGGTTTGGGATATTCAGCCATGCTTCAGCAGTCAGAGCTCATCTTTGACTTTGCCAGCGACCATATTAACATGTCACAG ctggGGGGTTTCTCAGATTACCCCGCTGTGATTGTGGAGCAGGTACCCCATCCACACCTGCTCTCATATGCAGGTCTAGCGTGTGAACAGTCACATACACAGGAGGATCACCAGCAGCTGCTCAAAG TGGAGCCATGTGaaagtggagaggaagagactaTGGAGACACTTGTTGCTGCGGACTCGCTTCTCAATATGGACTGTCCTGACAGCCTCTCCCTGGAGCAACACTact CCCAGACCTTCTTACCGTCACTGGGTGATGTCATCACTACTCCTGTTACCCAGGTGACCGTGTCGGCAGAGGGGGTTGTGGGAGCTGTCGACCAGTCGCAGTGGCAATCTTTGCACACAAAGAGgcctgctgcacagctgcagtccAAAAAGAGAG GGAGAAAACCTCGACATAGAAGAGCAGAGTCGCCCACACCAGACATTGTAGTGAAGAAGGACAAATACAACAAAG gaggaaacacGCTGTACCTGTGGCAGTTCCTCATGGAGTTGTTGCAGGATCGACAGGTCTGCCCACGTTACATTAAATGGACTAATCCTCACGCAGGAATCTTCAAGTTGGTCAACTCAAAAGCTGTGGCCAGACTCTGGGGCAAACACAAGAACAAGCCAGATATGAATTATGAGACAATGGGCAGAGCACTCAG GTACTACTACCAGAGAGGCATACTGAATAAGGTTGAAGGCCAGCGTCTCGTCTATCAGTTCACTTCTCTGCCCAAAGACATGATTTATATCACAGATGGAGACGGcaccaaagaggaagaagattaCGACGACAATAGTGGCAATGATGAGGGTGTGAGTGATGACTCTGATGACAGCACAATACCTTCTAGTGACCAAtcggtggaggaggaagattcACACCCACCTCAGAAGAAAACGTCATCCAGCTCTGCCCGAGCCCCAGCTACCCAGAGGGTCAGGTCCACTCCCAGACCGTCAGGCCAGCGGGACACCGTCCTGCGGCCTGCCAGCACCAGCTTGATCCAGGAGCAGCATTTGCCTATTGTGTCCGCTGAGATGCTGCGGACCCTGCAGAACCTGCCTAAGGTCCAGTCCCTGCAGCCTGCGGGTCACGCCTCAGTGTTCAGAACGGCTCAGCTGCTCGGGAGTCTGTGCGAGCGGCAGGCTGCTGAGGTGGCTGTGGACAGTAATGGTGCTCAGGCGATGCCCAATGAAATGTCACACCCAGGACAGAAAAGTTCACATGTGGAGACTCCACAGCTGGTGCCCCTAACAAGCGCTGACCAATAG
- the LOC139339462 gene encoding ETS-related transcription factor Elf-1-like isoform X2, with protein MEPCESGEEETMETLVAADSLLNMDCPDSLSLEQHYSQTFLPSLGDVITTPVTQVTVSAEGVVGAVDQSQWQSLHTKRPAAQLQSKKRGRKPRHRRAESPTPDIVVKKDKYNKGGNTLYLWQFLMELLQDRQVCPRYIKWTNPHAGIFKLVNSKAVARLWGKHKNKPDMNYETMGRALRYYYQRGILNKVEGQRLVYQFTSLPKDMIYITDGDGTKEEEDYDDNSGNDEGVSDDSDDSTIPSSDQSVEEEDSHPPQKKTSSSSARAPATQRVRSTPRPSGQRDTVLRPASTSLIQEQHLPIVSAEMLRTLQNLPKVQSLQPAGHASVFRTAQLLGSLCERQAAEVAVDSNGAQAMPNEMSHPGQKSSHVETPQLVPLTSADQ; from the exons A TGGAGCCATGTGaaagtggagaggaagagactaTGGAGACACTTGTTGCTGCGGACTCGCTTCTCAATATGGACTGTCCTGACAGCCTCTCCCTGGAGCAACACTact CCCAGACCTTCTTACCGTCACTGGGTGATGTCATCACTACTCCTGTTACCCAGGTGACCGTGTCGGCAGAGGGGGTTGTGGGAGCTGTCGACCAGTCGCAGTGGCAATCTTTGCACACAAAGAGgcctgctgcacagctgcagtccAAAAAGAGAG GGAGAAAACCTCGACATAGAAGAGCAGAGTCGCCCACACCAGACATTGTAGTGAAGAAGGACAAATACAACAAAG gaggaaacacGCTGTACCTGTGGCAGTTCCTCATGGAGTTGTTGCAGGATCGACAGGTCTGCCCACGTTACATTAAATGGACTAATCCTCACGCAGGAATCTTCAAGTTGGTCAACTCAAAAGCTGTGGCCAGACTCTGGGGCAAACACAAGAACAAGCCAGATATGAATTATGAGACAATGGGCAGAGCACTCAG GTACTACTACCAGAGAGGCATACTGAATAAGGTTGAAGGCCAGCGTCTCGTCTATCAGTTCACTTCTCTGCCCAAAGACATGATTTATATCACAGATGGAGACGGcaccaaagaggaagaagattaCGACGACAATAGTGGCAATGATGAGGGTGTGAGTGATGACTCTGATGACAGCACAATACCTTCTAGTGACCAAtcggtggaggaggaagattcACACCCACCTCAGAAGAAAACGTCATCCAGCTCTGCCCGAGCCCCAGCTACCCAGAGGGTCAGGTCCACTCCCAGACCGTCAGGCCAGCGGGACACCGTCCTGCGGCCTGCCAGCACCAGCTTGATCCAGGAGCAGCATTTGCCTATTGTGTCCGCTGAGATGCTGCGGACCCTGCAGAACCTGCCTAAGGTCCAGTCCCTGCAGCCTGCGGGTCACGCCTCAGTGTTCAGAACGGCTCAGCTGCTCGGGAGTCTGTGCGAGCGGCAGGCTGCTGAGGTGGCTGTGGACAGTAATGGTGCTCAGGCGATGCCCAATGAAATGTCACACCCAGGACAGAAAAGTTCACATGTGGAGACTCCACAGCTGGTGCCCCTAACAAGCGCTGACCAATAG